One part of the Lotus japonicus ecotype B-129 chromosome 2, LjGifu_v1.2 genome encodes these proteins:
- the LOC130740404 gene encoding 60S ribosomal protein L12, whose amino-acid sequence MPPKFDPSQVVDVYVRVTGGEVGAASSLAPKIGPLGLSPKKIGEDIAKETAKDWKGLRVTVKLTVQNRQAKVSVVPSAAALVIKALKEPERDRKKTKNIKHNGNISLDDVIEIARVMKPRSMAKDLSGTIKEILGTCVSVGCTVDGKDPKDLQQEVTDGDVEVPLE is encoded by the coding sequence ATGCCGCCGAAGTTCGATCCCTCTCAGGTCGTCGACGTTTACGTCCGCGTCACCGGCGGAGAGGTCGGCGCCGCCAGTTCCCTCGCTCCGAAGATCGGTCCCCTCGGTCTCTCCCCAAAGAAGATCGGAGAAGACATCGCCAAGGAGACAGCCAAGGACTGGAAGGGTCTCCGTGTCACCGTCAAGCTCACCGTGCAGAATCGTCAGGCTAAGGTCTCCGTCGTCCCCTCCGCCGCCGCGCTAGTCATCAAGGCGCTGAAGGAGCCCGAGCGTGACCGCAAGAAGACGAAGAACATCAAGCATAATGGTAACATCTCGCTTGATGATGTTATCGAGATCGCAAGGGTGATGAAGCCGAGGTCGATGGCGAAGGATCTCTCCGGCACCATTAAGGAGATTCTCGGGACCTGCGTCTCCGTTGGCTGCACTGTTGACGGCAAGGATCCTAAGGATTTGCAGCAGGAGGTTACTGATGGTGATGTTGAAGTTCCTCTggagtga
- the LOC130737162 gene encoding uncharacterized protein LOC130737162, which translates to MVEIKVIKSPWLAEALALKDGMNLAWNRGYRKVICEVDCRELTKAIVDVGNMRRHAHAEVFLEINELMERSWCIRVAWIHREANFPADWRAGQGAASVDQGLTELINSRPELDLLLLKDRLAVP; encoded by the exons ATGGTTGAGATTAAAGTGATTAAGAG CCCTTGGCTTGCTGAAGCTTTGGCTTTGAAAGATGGTATGAATTTAGCTTGGAACCGTGGTTATAGGAAGGTGATATGCGAGGTTGATTGCCGCGAGTTGACAAAGGCCATTGTAGACGTAGGAAATATGAGGAGGCATGCTCATGCTGAGGTTTTCTTGGAGATCAACGAGCTGATGGAGCGGAGTTGGTGCATCAGAGTGGCGTGGATTCATAGGGAAGCAAATTTCCCAGCCGACTGGCGAGCTGGGCAAGGAGCTGCCTCCGTGGATCAGGGACTTACGGAGCTTATTAATTCTAGACCGGAGTTGGATCTCCTCCTTTTGAAGGACCGCCTAGCGGTTCCTTAG